One genomic region from Chondrinema litorale encodes:
- a CDS encoding DUF2341 domain-containing protein, with protein sequence MRKPLQLSILFIGFNLYSYAQPTGYNFMQTIEVDHTKVAGDLTQFPLLISVIEDDLKHVDNGGNIEEANGYDIIFTSDDQSTILDHQIEKYDPATGELVVWVGIPTLSSSSNTSIEMYYGNSSIATDPSTTDVWDSNFERVLHLDSVTDGTVNGLDGTNNGSSSTSGIIGNGRYFDGVNDYISVNNQTPSTFTISAWINPTSLGANANAFAYGGSGIIWSDFSGCADDMIPIALRNNRLAFGDGGGCAYDNLEISTVSVSTSNWYFVAVTRDGSDGSKELYINGELKGSSAGTGTQLLDDNTEIHIGGNTLDSRYFNGLIDETRFSTIVRSSDWLLTEYNNQLDPSSFYTFTDLSLLPVELISFDTEMIGKTPKISWITAKETNNKHFELLRSYDGKDWDKVTIIDGAGTTNNRSSYSYSDKSLCKFNDKVYYMLKLVDNDGSFRYSNVKYIQTLRDNKEVFVYPNPAYSNIFINMVSDATYNVKLSSIQGNVAFEKTYHLNNSVIDVSNYPSGIYLIKIQDIKTLETLKNEIIMIK encoded by the coding sequence ATGAGAAAACCTTTACAGCTTTCCATTCTATTTATTGGCTTCAATTTATATAGTTATGCTCAACCGACTGGATACAACTTCATGCAAACCATTGAAGTAGACCACACTAAAGTAGCAGGTGACCTTACTCAGTTTCCACTTTTAATTAGTGTAATAGAAGATGATTTAAAGCATGTAGACAATGGTGGCAATATTGAAGAAGCAAATGGCTACGATATCATTTTTACCAGCGACGACCAATCTACGATTTTAGACCACCAAATAGAAAAATATGATCCAGCTACAGGCGAGTTAGTTGTTTGGGTAGGTATTCCTACTTTAAGTAGTAGCTCTAATACTAGTATTGAAATGTATTATGGTAATAGTTCTATCGCAACAGACCCTTCTACCACAGATGTGTGGGATAGTAATTTCGAAAGAGTTTTACATTTAGATAGTGTAACAGATGGAACAGTAAATGGATTAGATGGCACTAACAATGGTTCAAGCAGTACAAGTGGAATAATTGGTAATGGTCGATATTTTGATGGAGTAAATGATTATATCTCAGTAAATAATCAAACTCCTTCTACTTTTACGATCTCTGCATGGATAAATCCTACTTCTCTCGGTGCAAATGCGAATGCCTTTGCATATGGAGGCTCTGGCATTATTTGGTCAGACTTTTCTGGTTGTGCTGATGATATGATTCCTATAGCTTTAAGAAATAACCGTCTTGCTTTTGGAGATGGAGGTGGATGTGCTTATGACAATTTAGAAATTAGCACAGTTTCGGTTTCGACTTCTAATTGGTACTTTGTAGCAGTTACAAGAGATGGTAGCGATGGTTCAAAAGAATTGTATATTAATGGTGAGTTGAAAGGAAGCTCTGCTGGTACAGGAACTCAATTATTAGACGATAACACAGAAATACATATTGGTGGTAATACATTGGATAGCAGATACTTTAATGGCCTAATAGATGAAACAAGATTTTCAACTATAGTAAGATCGTCTGACTGGCTACTAACTGAATACAACAACCAACTAGATCCATCGTCTTTTTACACCTTTACAGATTTATCTTTATTGCCAGTAGAATTAATCTCTTTCGATACAGAGATGATCGGTAAGACTCCAAAAATATCATGGATAACAGCCAAGGAGACTAACAACAAGCATTTTGAGCTATTGAGATCTTACGATGGCAAAGATTGGGATAAGGTTACAATTATCGATGGAGCAGGAACTACCAATAATAGAAGTAGCTATTCTTATTCAGATAAAAGCCTTTGTAAATTTAATGACAAAGTATATTATATGCTTAAGTTAGTAGATAATGATGGCAGTTTTAGATACTCAAATGTAAAGTATATTCAAACTTTGCGAGACAATAAAGAAGTGTTCGTTTATCCAAATCCTGCATATTCTAATATATTTATAAATATGGTAAGTGATGCCACATACAATGTTAAATTAAGTAGTATTCAAGGAAATGTAGCATTTGAGAAAACATACCACTTAAATAATTCTGTAATTGATGTTAGCAATTATCCTTCTGGTATCTATCTAATTAAAATTCAGGATATAAAAACATTAGAAACTTTAAAGAATGAAATCATCATGATTAAGTAA
- a CDS encoding TIR domain-containing protein, whose protein sequence is MKTTLTIDTYDAFISYGRNESKALAIRLKKKLEEKNYRVWLDQDDIELGVDFQKRIDSGIAKSHNFIYLIAPHANRSTFCRKEVELALHYSKRIIPILHVERNLDILHPKVAELNWLYMREAEDQNIPLEKWEPIDDFKHGVEQLSTLIEKGKQFVFEHTRLLNQALYWEENQRSPLHLPVGKDRDKVEKWLLSTLREEVPCLPSALHCEYISEARKNGENMMTDVFIAYDNKDKAYRKKINHSLMRNGFTTWVDQSDIKVGDSYEDAIFEGIQQANNLIFLISPHSVKSEFCLRELDHALSFNKRVIPLMVELVEDYEIPDSIRYIQHINFTNNDENRKLRSTKDKTDYEKDIDELIAQLREDENYILKHKQFLVQAVRWQSLDCTDSILLRGFNLEEAEGWLKAGLRRGEHLPTQLHQDFIAASKAKVGQLKTEVFISYSRKDADFARRLNNKLQVYGKTTWFDQESIADGSDFEKEILNGIESSDNFLFIISPDSIESEFCEREVLFASELNKRFIPVVWRKTDETKIPESLKKVQWIDFEGKDFEATFGKLVFTLDTDREYVQSHTKWQRRASEWAEREKSEDLLLRGKELDVARAWLESAQEEKKQPAPTGLHQHYIHASEDAKLVLLKKEDERKKEMDRILQEKREEEIKRLEKERASRKQRRLIYLLLFLFLATVGLSILAYFKSAEAAKEAALAEKAAIEAKLQKEEAERQKIEAEKQRAEAERQRLEAERQKVKVDSALDIALQQFMRAEYEKEESDSLRKLAEVKRQEAEILKDRANKNSKEAMAQKRLAEKNAQEAEDYAKRLNDVSEALSLVSYMAEKSLAVDDPTTKSLIALHARKIHRDYQGPKFDPDIYNALYDATKAIKELEYNVFTVFDDRTTISSLKTIDNQCFITGYNGEMGIWEWDTTNNILGKNKKSVYTRPTLFSAKTKSAKITKKFFNDALTVSPDRAWAAFANEDENSVYLYQLSKNKETKLLAHASAVTSVAFSYSSQKLYSASLDGKIYEWDVASKTSKLLLEHSQGIRALGTLPNGDVLFLDAKGKLYAKSPLENKKAKMLYSDLLSDIGTSLTVNNEGNLVAAGFASGKIVLLDFEKANEGIHYLYGHKGVVKDITFSDDGQFLASVSLDGKVLLRHLSSLDNKPREMHDDFSFSQSIAFTPNSQYLLVSNQSKLRAYPVDMDMMAENLCEQLNRKTFTKDEWQKFGLKMLDYETIKICE, encoded by the coding sequence ATGAAAACTACCTTAACAATAGATACTTACGATGCTTTTATATCATATGGCAGAAATGAAAGTAAGGCGTTGGCAATTCGATTAAAAAAGAAACTAGAAGAAAAAAATTATCGGGTTTGGTTAGATCAGGATGATATTGAATTGGGTGTAGACTTTCAAAAACGTATTGACTCTGGCATTGCCAAGTCTCATAATTTTATATATTTAATTGCCCCCCACGCAAACCGCTCAACATTTTGTAGAAAAGAAGTCGAACTAGCACTACATTATAGTAAGCGAATAATTCCCATTTTACATGTTGAGCGCAATCTAGACATATTACATCCAAAAGTTGCTGAACTGAACTGGTTGTACATGCGTGAGGCTGAAGATCAAAATATTCCATTAGAAAAATGGGAACCAATAGATGATTTTAAACATGGTGTAGAACAGCTTTCTACACTTATCGAAAAGGGAAAACAATTTGTTTTTGAGCATACAAGACTACTCAATCAAGCACTTTATTGGGAAGAAAATCAGCGTAGCCCACTCCATTTGCCAGTGGGTAAAGATCGCGATAAAGTAGAAAAATGGCTGCTATCAACACTTAGAGAAGAAGTACCTTGCCTACCTTCTGCATTGCATTGTGAGTATATTTCTGAAGCTCGCAAGAATGGAGAAAATATGATGACCGATGTTTTTATTGCTTACGACAATAAAGACAAAGCTTATCGCAAAAAAATCAATCATTCTTTAATGAGAAATGGCTTTACCACGTGGGTAGACCAGTCTGATATTAAAGTTGGAGACTCCTATGAAGACGCTATTTTCGAAGGTATTCAGCAAGCGAATAATCTCATCTTTTTAATTTCTCCACACTCTGTCAAGTCAGAGTTTTGTTTAAGAGAATTAGACCATGCACTTTCATTTAATAAAAGGGTAATTCCTTTAATGGTAGAGCTAGTAGAAGACTATGAAATTCCTGATAGCATCAGGTATATTCAGCATATCAACTTTACCAATAATGATGAAAACAGAAAGCTGAGATCTACCAAAGACAAAACGGATTACGAAAAAGACATTGATGAGCTAATCGCTCAGCTAAGAGAAGATGAAAATTACATTCTTAAACACAAACAGTTTTTAGTGCAAGCAGTCCGCTGGCAAAGTCTAGATTGTACAGATAGTATTTTGCTACGTGGCTTTAATCTCGAAGAAGCAGAAGGTTGGCTAAAAGCTGGTTTAAGAAGAGGGGAACACTTACCTACCCAATTACATCAAGATTTTATAGCTGCAAGTAAGGCTAAAGTTGGCCAGCTAAAAACTGAGGTTTTTATATCTTATTCGAGAAAAGATGCTGATTTTGCCAGAAGACTTAATAACAAACTGCAAGTGTATGGCAAAACTACTTGGTTCGACCAAGAGAGTATTGCTGATGGAAGTGACTTCGAAAAAGAGATTTTAAATGGTATTGAAAGCTCAGATAACTTTCTATTTATTATTTCACCAGATTCTATCGAGTCTGAATTTTGTGAGCGAGAAGTTTTATTTGCTTCTGAATTAAATAAAAGATTTATACCTGTTGTTTGGCGTAAAACAGATGAAACAAAGATTCCTGAATCTTTGAAAAAAGTGCAGTGGATAGATTTCGAAGGAAAGGACTTTGAAGCCACTTTTGGCAAATTGGTTTTTACGCTAGATACAGATAGAGAATACGTACAAAGCCATACCAAATGGCAACGAAGAGCTTCTGAATGGGCAGAAAGAGAAAAGAGTGAGGATTTATTATTAAGAGGAAAGGAATTAGACGTTGCGCGTGCGTGGTTAGAATCGGCACAAGAAGAAAAGAAACAGCCTGCTCCTACTGGCTTACATCAGCACTATATTCATGCGAGTGAAGATGCCAAGTTAGTGCTTCTTAAAAAAGAAGACGAGCGTAAAAAAGAAATGGATCGTATTCTTCAAGAAAAGAGAGAGGAGGAAATTAAGCGATTAGAAAAAGAAAGGGCTTCCAGAAAACAACGTAGACTTATTTACTTACTGCTTTTCTTGTTCTTAGCCACTGTTGGGCTTAGTATTTTGGCATACTTTAAAAGTGCAGAAGCGGCTAAAGAAGCAGCACTAGCAGAAAAAGCCGCAATTGAAGCAAAACTGCAAAAAGAAGAAGCCGAGCGGCAAAAAATAGAAGCAGAAAAACAACGTGCAGAAGCTGAAAGGCAAAGACTTGAAGCCGAGCGGCAAAAAGTGAAAGTCGATTCAGCATTAGATATAGCTTTGCAGCAATTTATGCGAGCTGAATATGAAAAAGAAGAATCAGATTCTTTAAGAAAACTAGCTGAAGTAAAGCGACAAGAAGCCGAAATCCTTAAAGACAGAGCCAATAAAAACAGTAAAGAGGCAATGGCACAAAAACGACTTGCCGAAAAAAATGCGCAAGAAGCCGAAGACTATGCAAAGCGGTTAAATGATGTTTCGGAAGCGCTGTCGTTAGTTTCGTATATGGCAGAGAAGAGTTTGGCAGTAGACGACCCCACTACAAAAAGTTTGATAGCACTGCATGCTAGAAAAATCCATCGAGATTACCAAGGTCCGAAATTCGACCCTGATATTTATAATGCATTGTATGATGCGACAAAAGCTATTAAAGAATTAGAATACAATGTATTTACTGTGTTTGATGATCGCACAACCATTTCGAGTTTAAAAACGATAGATAATCAATGTTTTATAACTGGCTATAATGGTGAAATGGGCATCTGGGAATGGGATACCACAAACAACATTTTGGGTAAGAATAAAAAGTCTGTTTATACCAGACCAACCTTATTTAGTGCTAAAACAAAGTCGGCTAAGATTACTAAGAAGTTTTTCAACGATGCATTAACTGTTTCTCCAGATAGAGCATGGGCGGCATTCGCCAATGAAGATGAAAACAGTGTTTATTTATATCAGCTCTCAAAAAATAAAGAAACAAAGTTACTAGCACATGCTTCTGCAGTAACTAGTGTTGCTTTTTCTTATTCGAGTCAAAAACTGTATTCAGCCTCTTTAGATGGAAAAATATATGAGTGGGATGTAGCAAGTAAAACTTCTAAACTTTTACTGGAACACAGCCAAGGTATTAGGGCTTTAGGAACACTACCAAATGGAGACGTACTTTTTCTAGATGCAAAAGGGAAACTATATGCAAAGTCTCCTTTAGAGAATAAGAAAGCTAAAATGCTTTACTCAGACCTGTTATCTGATATAGGCACCAGCTTAACAGTTAATAATGAGGGTAATCTAGTGGCAGCAGGTTTTGCAAGTGGTAAGATTGTACTCTTAGATTTTGAAAAAGCAAACGAAGGAATACACTACCTCTATGGCCATAAAGGAGTGGTAAAAGACATTACTTTTTCTGATGATGGACAGTTTTTAGCGTCAGTGAGTTTAGATGGAAAAGTGTTGCTGCGCCATTTGTCTTCACTAGATAACAAACCCCGCGAGATGCACGACGATTTTAGTTTTTCTCAATCAATTGCCTTTACACCAAATAGCCAGTATCTGCTTGTAAGTAACCAGTCTAAGCTAAGGGCATACCCTGTAGATATGGATATGATGGCAGAAAATCTATGTGAGCAATTGAACAGAAAAACTTTCACGAAAGATGAATGGCAAAAATTCGGCTTAAAGATGTTAGATTATGAAACAATCAAAATTTGTGAATAA
- a CDS encoding arylsulfatase: MTILTTIHKYRFQLIRYLSIVLMAGACQSSNLPESESKAEKPNIILIMSDDMGYSDLGCYGGEINTPNLDYLAKNGLQFTQFYNTARCCPTRASLLTGLYPHQAGIGHMTNPPGNPTGHNYGFAEYQGSLNQNTRTIAEVLGDAGYTTLMSGKWHLGMEDSTQWPLQRGFDKYYGILSGASNYFKPVHPRGITEQNEQIEISDEQFYTTDAFTKKAIDFIGETKEAPFFLYLAYTSPHWPIQAPKEEIDKYRNKYLEGWAKLREARYKRQQELGLIDSQWELSPQDGKEWESLPKEKREEMALRMAIYAAQIDRMDQNVGKLINYLKETNKLDNTLIIFLDDNGACAEGGMLGGGSADLLETREGFFLTYGQSWANASNTPFREYKHYIHEGGISTPLIVHWPAGIDQAKQGSKVKQYGFLPDIMATLVDLSGATYSQNSNIPPMQGESLLPIIKGAKANIHEKPIFWEHEGNKAVRLGKYKLVMKWKDKDSNHWELYDIDADRSEQHDLAAQIPDKVNEMQAMWQEWASANKVKPWNEIIDILSSK, translated from the coding sequence GTGACAATCTTAACTACTATACATAAATACAGGTTTCAGCTAATCCGATACTTATCCATTGTATTGATGGCTGGAGCCTGTCAATCTTCCAATTTACCAGAAAGCGAGAGCAAAGCAGAAAAGCCCAACATTATATTGATTATGTCTGATGATATGGGTTATTCCGATCTGGGTTGCTATGGTGGAGAAATTAACACGCCCAACCTAGATTATTTGGCAAAAAATGGCTTACAGTTTACCCAGTTCTATAATACAGCCAGATGTTGCCCTACAAGAGCATCTTTGCTTACTGGACTTTATCCGCATCAAGCAGGTATTGGGCACATGACCAACCCACCGGGAAATCCCACTGGGCACAACTATGGTTTCGCAGAGTATCAGGGTTCTTTGAATCAAAATACCAGAACCATTGCTGAGGTTTTGGGCGATGCGGGTTATACTACACTTATGTCTGGCAAGTGGCATTTAGGCATGGAAGACAGCACGCAATGGCCGTTACAAAGAGGTTTTGATAAGTATTATGGTATACTAAGCGGAGCGAGTAATTACTTTAAACCGGTGCATCCGAGAGGGATTACAGAACAAAATGAGCAAATAGAAATTAGTGATGAGCAATTCTATACCACCGATGCATTTACTAAAAAGGCGATAGATTTTATTGGCGAAACCAAAGAAGCACCTTTCTTTTTGTATCTGGCATATACATCGCCGCACTGGCCTATACAAGCACCCAAAGAAGAAATCGATAAGTACAGAAATAAATATCTGGAAGGTTGGGCGAAACTGAGAGAAGCGCGTTACAAGCGCCAGCAAGAATTAGGGCTAATAGATAGCCAGTGGGAATTGAGTCCGCAAGATGGTAAAGAGTGGGAAAGCTTGCCTAAAGAAAAGCGAGAAGAAATGGCTTTGCGCATGGCAATTTATGCCGCTCAAATTGATCGGATGGACCAGAATGTAGGCAAACTGATTAACTACTTAAAAGAAACAAATAAGCTGGATAACACACTCATTATATTTTTAGATGATAATGGTGCTTGTGCAGAAGGTGGGATGCTCGGTGGGGGTTCGGCAGATTTGTTAGAAACGAGAGAGGGCTTTTTCTTAACCTATGGACAAAGTTGGGCAAATGCTTCTAACACACCTTTTAGAGAATACAAGCATTACATACACGAAGGTGGAATTTCTACTCCGCTCATCGTGCACTGGCCTGCGGGAATCGATCAAGCCAAGCAAGGTAGCAAGGTGAAACAATATGGCTTTTTACCAGATATTATGGCGACATTGGTAGACTTAAGCGGAGCTACTTACAGCCAAAATTCTAATATTCCACCCATGCAAGGGGAAAGTCTATTGCCAATAATAAAAGGAGCAAAAGCCAACATTCACGAAAAACCTATCTTTTGGGAACACGAAGGCAACAAAGCGGTAAGGCTAGGCAAATATAAATTGGTAATGAAATGGAAAGATAAAGACAGTAACCATTGGGAATTGTACGACATAGATGCAGACCGTTCTGAGCAACACGATCTAGCTGCACAGATACCAGATAAAGTAAATGAAATGCAAGCCATGTGGCAAGAATGGGCAAGTGCAAACAAAGTAAAACCTTGGAACGAAATTATTGATATTCTGAGTAGTAAGTAG
- a CDS encoding arylsulfatase produces the protein MTIISKFTSSSVAKPFVLKVATMLIGMLLFSCNKEEQKTTAEEVSERPNIILIMADDLGFSDLGCYGGEIETPNLDWLAGNGLRFTQFYNTSRCCPTRASLLTGLYNHQAGIGHMTTETGKDGYRGHLVETSVTLAEVLKESGYHTGMVGKWHVSNTVVQDTPEKQMAWLNHQTSHPKFSPLDQYPVNRGFEKYYGNIWGVVDFFDPFSLVNGTEPVTEVPENYYHTDAINDTASAYIKEFSKEDKPFFLYVAHTAPHWPLHALPEDIAKYEETYKVGWDVIRESRYKRLVNNGILDSTKYKLTPRWKNDLAWDDNPDKEWDARAMAVHAAMIDRMDQGIGRIIKTLQETGEMDNTLIVFLSDNGASPEDCMRYGPGFDRPGQTRDGEEIAYPVNKDVMPGPQTSFASIGQRWANVANTPFSYWKMESYEGGIHTPMIAHWPKGITAEKGSISTQIGHVMDFMATFADVGEAAYPSTFNGNQITPLQGKSLKAVFEGKQRDGHPVLFNEHEGGRYVRTPEWKLVKLDGNTPWALYEIDGDRSETNDVSEQHPEVVQELDSMWQDWAMANHVLPKP, from the coding sequence ATGACAATCATTAGCAAATTTACATCAAGTAGTGTTGCCAAGCCATTTGTGCTAAAAGTTGCCACTATGTTGATTGGAATGTTATTGTTCTCTTGTAACAAGGAAGAACAAAAAACTACCGCAGAAGAAGTTTCAGAAAGACCTAATATCATTTTAATAATGGCAGATGATTTAGGCTTTTCAGATTTGGGCTGCTATGGTGGCGAAATTGAAACTCCTAACTTAGACTGGTTAGCTGGAAACGGTTTAAGATTTACCCAGTTTTATAATACTTCTAGATGCTGCCCGACAAGAGCCTCCTTGTTAACTGGTTTGTATAACCATCAAGCAGGTATTGGGCATATGACTACTGAGACTGGCAAAGATGGTTACAGAGGTCACTTGGTAGAAACATCTGTAACATTGGCTGAGGTGCTTAAAGAATCAGGTTACCACACAGGTATGGTGGGCAAATGGCACGTATCTAACACCGTGGTGCAAGATACTCCTGAGAAGCAAATGGCTTGGCTAAATCACCAGACTTCTCATCCTAAATTTTCGCCTTTAGATCAATATCCGGTAAATAGAGGTTTCGAAAAATACTATGGAAACATTTGGGGTGTGGTGGATTTCTTCGATCCATTTAGCTTGGTAAATGGTACTGAGCCTGTTACTGAAGTTCCAGAAAACTATTACCACACAGATGCGATTAACGATACTGCTTCGGCATACATCAAAGAATTTAGCAAAGAAGATAAGCCATTCTTTTTATATGTAGCGCATACTGCACCTCACTGGCCATTACATGCTTTGCCAGAAGACATTGCCAAGTATGAGGAAACCTACAAAGTGGGTTGGGATGTAATTCGTGAATCTCGCTACAAGAGGTTGGTGAATAACGGCATTTTAGATTCAACAAAATATAAATTAACTCCACGTTGGAAAAATGATTTGGCTTGGGACGATAACCCAGATAAAGAATGGGATGCCAGAGCAATGGCAGTACACGCAGCTATGATCGATAGAATGGATCAAGGTATTGGCAGAATTATTAAAACCCTTCAAGAAACAGGAGAGATGGATAATACATTGATTGTTTTCTTAAGTGATAATGGAGCTAGCCCAGAAGATTGTATGCGTTATGGTCCTGGTTTCGATAGACCTGGTCAGACTAGAGATGGAGAAGAAATAGCTTATCCGGTGAACAAAGATGTGATGCCTGGCCCTCAAACTAGTTTTGCCTCAATCGGACAGCGTTGGGCAAATGTAGCCAACACCCCATTTAGCTATTGGAAAATGGAATCTTACGAAGGTGGAATTCACACACCTATGATTGCTCACTGGCCAAAAGGAATTACTGCCGAGAAAGGAAGCATTTCTACACAAATTGGTCATGTAATGGATTTTATGGCAACTTTTGCAGATGTAGGAGAAGCAGCATATCCAAGTACATTTAATGGGAATCAGATTACACCATTGCAAGGTAAAAGCTTAAAAGCGGTTTTCGAAGGCAAGCAAAGAGATGGGCATCCAGTATTATTTAACGAGCACGAAGGAGGCCGTTATGTGAGAACTCCAGAATGGAAACTCGTGAAACTAGATGGAAATACACCATGGGCATTGTACGAAATTGATGGAGATAGATCTGAGACGAATGATGTTTCAGAACAACATCCAGAAGTGGTACAAGAGCTAGATAGTATGTGGCAAGATTGGGCAATGGCAAACCATGTGCTTCCAAAGCCATAA
- a CDS encoding EamA family transporter: MENQKHYLAAIGAFVLWGVFAIPLRTLKDFSPGEILYFRIFFSALFLTIFLLSFKRSSIKQDWYYFKSLEKKKRMSVVWLTLFGGILLTLNWLIFIHIVNNINVKTASFTYLMCPVITAVLGVAILKEHLNKMQWLAVFICIISCALIGMSSFEELSYSFITALTYALYLITQRKNQGFDRMVMLAIQIYFSLFILSLSINLLLDSAPASFTFYGTISAIAILFTILPLFLNLYALNKVNSTTVGILLYINPLMNFMLAFTFFNEELNIQQLVGYSIIFVGLFLFNFKHIRKLQTRFAR; encoded by the coding sequence ATGGAAAATCAAAAACACTACCTCGCTGCTATTGGCGCCTTTGTTTTATGGGGAGTTTTTGCCATCCCCTTAAGAACACTAAAAGACTTTAGTCCTGGAGAAATTCTGTACTTTAGAATCTTTTTTTCAGCACTCTTTCTCACCATCTTTTTACTTAGTTTTAAAAGATCTTCTATAAAACAAGACTGGTATTACTTTAAAAGTCTTGAAAAGAAGAAGCGAATGAGTGTGGTTTGGTTAACACTCTTTGGAGGTATTTTGCTTACGCTTAACTGGCTCATTTTTATACACATTGTAAATAACATCAATGTGAAAACAGCCTCTTTTACCTACTTAATGTGTCCGGTAATTACAGCAGTTTTAGGAGTCGCCATTCTTAAAGAACACCTCAATAAGATGCAATGGCTAGCTGTTTTTATATGTATTATTAGCTGTGCTTTAATAGGTATGAGTTCTTTCGAAGAACTGAGCTATAGTTTTATTACAGCTTTAACTTATGCTTTGTACCTAATTACACAAAGAAAAAATCAAGGGTTTGATAGAATGGTGATGTTAGCTATTCAGATATATTTCTCACTATTTATTCTATCCTTAAGTATTAATCTGTTGCTAGATAGTGCTCCGGCTTCTTTTACATTTTATGGAACAATCTCAGCAATTGCCATTCTGTTTACCATATTGCCATTGTTCTTAAACTTATATGCACTAAATAAAGTGAACTCAACCACTGTGGGTATTTTACTTTACATCAACCCATTAATGAATTTTATGTTGGCGTTCACTTTCTTTAATGAAGAGCTCAATATCCAACAGTTAGTAGGTTACTCAATCATTTTTGTGGGTTTATTCCTATTCAATTTTAAACATATCAGAAAATTACAAACCCGATTTGCCAGATAG
- a CDS encoding glycoside hydrolase family 28 protein codes for MSRILFSLFILCSIFISACKETPKEIIITEIKVEAPFEMPAIKTPDFSQCEKILITDFGAKQGNKEATTKAIADAINKANTIGGGVVVIPEGEWLTGKVHLKSNTNLHLEKGATLLFSENPADYLPAVQSTWEGMECFNYSPLIYAFECENVAITGEGELQAKMDTWKVWFARPKAHMENLKILYDMAAKDVPVEERQMVNDTANFRPQFIQFNRCENVLLENISIKNSPFWVIHPFMSKDVIIRGVKVFAHGHNNDGVDPEMSQNMLIENCIFDQGDDAIAVKSGRNQDAWRLNMPTKNVVIRNCLVKNGHQLLAIGSELSGGVENVYMENCEVEEGAKLNHLLFIKTNERRGGYVSNIQVKDIKCGKIDKGVLGIETDVLYQWRDLVPTYERRLTPIKNISMKNVKAADVQFIARILAEEEEHVENVNLKNIQVDTVRETEIIQENVNGFKFE; via the coding sequence ATGTCTAGAATTTTATTTTCGCTTTTTATTCTATGTTCTATATTTATTTCTGCTTGTAAAGAGACACCAAAAGAAATTATTATAACCGAAATTAAAGTAGAAGCTCCTTTTGAGATGCCCGCCATAAAAACACCAGACTTTAGCCAGTGTGAAAAGATATTAATCACAGATTTTGGGGCAAAACAAGGCAACAAAGAGGCTACAACAAAAGCCATAGCAGATGCGATTAACAAAGCAAACACAATTGGAGGTGGTGTAGTAGTAATACCTGAAGGAGAGTGGCTTACTGGCAAAGTTCATCTTAAAAGCAATACTAATTTGCATTTAGAGAAAGGTGCCACACTATTATTTTCTGAAAATCCAGCTGATTACCTACCAGCAGTGCAGAGTACTTGGGAAGGTATGGAGTGCTTTAATTATTCTCCACTAATTTATGCTTTTGAGTGTGAGAATGTGGCTATAACAGGAGAGGGGGAGTTACAAGCTAAAATGGATACATGGAAAGTTTGGTTTGCTAGACCCAAAGCGCATATGGAGAACCTTAAAATACTATATGACATGGCTGCTAAAGATGTTCCCGTTGAAGAAAGGCAGATGGTGAACGATACAGCGAACTTTAGACCTCAATTTATACAATTTAACCGATGCGAAAATGTGCTGCTAGAAAACATCAGTATTAAAAACAGTCCTTTCTGGGTAATACATCCATTTATGTCTAAAGATGTAATTATTAGAGGAGTAAAAGTGTTTGCACATGGCCATAATAACGATGGAGTTGATCCAGAGATGAGCCAAAATATGCTCATAGAAAACTGCATTTTTGATCAGGGTGATGATGCCATTGCTGTTAAATCTGGGCGAAACCAAGATGCATGGAGACTTAACATGCCAACCAAAAATGTGGTAATTAGAAACTGTCTGGTAAAAAACGGGCATCAACTTTTGGCGATTGGTAGTGAATTATCTGGCGGAGTAGAAAATGTATATATGGAAAATTGCGAGGTAGAAGAAGGGGCAAAACTCAATCATTTACTATTTATTAAAACCAATGAAAGACGTGGGGGATACGTGTCTAACATCCAGGTGAAAGACATTAAATGTGGTAAAATTGACAAGGGAGTTTTGGGAATTGAAACAGATGTACTTTACCAATGGCGCGATCTGGTACCTACCTATGAACGCCGTTTAACACCTATCAAAAACATCTCAATGAAGAATGTGAAAGCCGCTGATGTTCAATTTATTGCAAGAATATTAGCCGAAGAAGAAGAACACGTAGAGAATGTAAACCTAAAAAACATACAAGTAGATACAGTCCGCGAAACAGAAATCATTCAAGAGAATGTAAATGGTTTTAAGTTTGAATAG